One Limnothrix sp. FACHB-406 genomic region harbors:
- a CDS encoding chloride channel protein translates to MANDWYHRYNPFSEQWHPLRWVRPFMRPKTLALLESCTIGLIAGLAAVLMKWGAAWVGTQRIAIATRSPVPALALAAVGVVGCWLAGWLVQRFSPDAGGSGIPQVKAKLAFGPILLDWRAVWVKLLATTLTLGSGLTLGRQGPTVHVGASIAAQLSRWIPTSPAYRRQTIAAGAAAGLAAGFNAPIAGVLFAVEELLHDVSGLTLGPALLAAFVGAVVAQSLGGDILPVSLNLSRVATEFTARDIPAYLLLGLLAGWLGANFNRGVIASLGLYRRLQWGLPERMALAGGITGLGMAMLPAAFWNYSWLREDLVLGGTAWQGAAIAFGAHFLLTLVAFGSGAPGGLFGPSLILGAALGSVVGALVGAHSIATYALAGMGAFFAAVSRVPITAIAIVFEMAADFNLVLPLTIGSTVAYLVADRLDSGSLYDRLLALKGLESEPIPDVDLLADLTAKDVMNHPVETLRASQTLETARQRFADSHHRGFPVVDDRGNLVGILTQSDITDLDAEDLAATDRVTAAMTPQPIAVQIDDRLSDIRFLLSRYKLGRLPVLEGQRLVGIVTRSDLLRVESKRLGGEINPQQPRRPAYAIYKTRGPNTGRSRILVPIANPAAALGLLRLALAIARDRQAEVECLHVMLVPVGQSPAETSIDPALVAPMRKLFERATRAGRQWRISIHSQICLARDPAEAILEVIQRRRIDLVIMGWQGAIARPGLPVFGDSIARLLNDAPCEIMLVKWGEDLFKRPRIRQQEAVQAMLSLDRWLVPISGGPNVERALNLLPPLLGLTRSAAVTLCQVVPKVATSEEPDFSESAAQPWTTDLLDQATARLTKTSPTSVTALALCADQVAETILHLAESLDSQVIVLGASRESLLKQVIHGNLPATIAQQFQGTILVVRGPLTGND, encoded by the coding sequence GTGGCAAACGACTGGTATCACCGCTACAACCCCTTTAGCGAGCAATGGCATCCCCTGCGGTGGGTACGCCCATTCATGCGTCCCAAGACCTTGGCCCTGCTGGAGTCTTGCACGATCGGGCTAATTGCCGGGTTGGCGGCCGTGTTGATGAAGTGGGGGGCGGCTTGGGTAGGAACCCAGCGGATCGCGATCGCCACCCGTAGCCCCGTGCCGGCCCTGGCGTTAGCGGCGGTGGGGGTGGTGGGTTGTTGGCTGGCTGGCTGGTTGGTGCAGCGCTTTTCGCCGGACGCTGGGGGCAGCGGGATTCCACAGGTCAAGGCCAAGCTGGCCTTTGGGCCGATCCTGTTGGATTGGCGGGCTGTTTGGGTCAAATTATTGGCCACCACGCTCACCTTGGGGTCTGGGTTAACCCTGGGTCGCCAGGGCCCCACGGTGCATGTGGGCGCTTCTATCGCGGCCCAACTCAGTCGTTGGATTCCCACTTCGCCGGCCTATCGTCGCCAAACAATTGCCGCCGGGGCCGCGGCTGGTTTGGCGGCTGGGTTTAATGCCCCGATCGCGGGTGTGCTGTTTGCGGTGGAAGAGCTGCTGCATGATGTGTCGGGTTTGACCCTGGGGCCGGCTCTGTTGGCGGCCTTTGTGGGAGCGGTGGTGGCGCAGTCCTTGGGCGGTGATATTTTGCCCGTGAGCTTGAACCTATCGCGGGTGGCCACGGAATTTACGGCACGGGATATTCCGGCCTACCTGTTGTTGGGTTTGTTGGCCGGTTGGTTGGGAGCCAATTTCAATCGGGGGGTGATTGCCAGTTTGGGTCTCTATCGCCGGTTGCAATGGGGGTTGCCGGAGCGGATGGCCCTAGCTGGTGGAATTACGGGCCTGGGTATGGCGATGTTGCCAGCGGCGTTTTGGAACTATAGCTGGCTGCGGGAAGATTTGGTGCTGGGGGGGACGGCTTGGCAGGGCGCGGCGATCGCCTTTGGGGCCCATTTCCTGTTGACTTTGGTGGCCTTTGGTTCCGGTGCGCCGGGGGGCTTGTTTGGCCCTTCGCTGATTTTGGGGGCCGCCTTGGGCAGTGTGGTGGGAGCCTTAGTGGGGGCCCACTCGATCGCCACCTACGCTCTGGCCGGGATGGGGGCATTTTTTGCGGCGGTGTCGCGGGTGCCAATCACGGCGATCGCGATTGTGTTTGAAATGGCGGCGGATTTTAACCTGGTGTTGCCGCTCACCATTGGTTCCACGGTGGCCTATTTGGTGGCCGATCGCCTGGATTCTGGATCTTTATACGATCGACTGCTGGCCCTCAAGGGGTTGGAGTCGGAACCGATTCCCGATGTGGATTTGCTGGCGGATTTAACGGCCAAGGATGTGATGAATCATCCGGTGGAAACCCTGCGGGCTAGCCAAACCTTGGAAACGGCTCGCCAGCGGTTTGCCGATTCGCACCATCGCGGTTTTCCGGTGGTGGACGATCGGGGAAATTTGGTGGGCATTTTGACCCAATCGGACATCACGGATTTGGATGCCGAGGATTTGGCCGCCACCGATCGGGTGACGGCGGCCATGACTCCCCAGCCGATCGCGGTGCAAATTGATGATCGGCTGTCGGATATTCGCTTTTTGCTCAGTCGCTACAAACTGGGACGACTGCCCGTTTTGGAAGGGCAAAGGCTGGTGGGCATTGTCACGCGCAGCGATCTGTTGCGCGTTGAGTCCAAACGACTGGGGGGGGAAATTAATCCCCAGCAGCCGCGCCGGCCCGCCTATGCCATCTATAAAACCCGGGGGCCGAACACGGGGCGATCGCGAATTTTGGTGCCGATCGCCAATCCAGCGGCGGCCTTGGGGCTGTTGCGGTTGGCGCTGGCCATTGCGCGCGATCGACAGGCGGAGGTGGAATGCTTGCATGTGATGTTGGTTCCTGTGGGTCAGTCCCCGGCGGAAACCTCGATCGATCCGGCGCTGGTGGCCCCCATGCGCAAATTGTTTGAACGGGCAACCCGTGCCGGTCGCCAATGGCGCATCTCCATCCATAGCCAAATTTGCTTGGCCCGGGATCCGGCCGAGGCCATTTTGGAAGTGATTCAACGGCGGCGAATCGACTTGGTGATTATGGGTTGGCAAGGGGCGATCGCCCGGCCAGGGTTACCGGTTTTTGGCGACTCGATCGCCCGACTGTTAAACGATGCCCCCTGCGAAATCATGTTGGTGAAATGGGGAGAAGACCTGTTCAAACGGCCGCGAATTCGTCAGCAGGAGGCGGTGCAGGCCATGCTCAGTCTCGATCGCTGGTTAGTGCCGATTAGTGGTGGGCCCAATGTGGAGCGGGCCCTGAATCTGTTGCCGCCGCTGTTGGGCCTGACCCGATCGGCCGCCGTCACCCTCTGCCAAGTCGTGCCCAAGGTGGCCACCAGCGAGGAACCAGACTTCAGCGAATCGGCGGCACAACCCTGGACGACCGATCTTTTGGATCAGGCCACCGCTCGCCTCACCAAAACCAGCCCCACTTCAGTCACGGCGCTGGCTCTCTGTGCGGATCAGGTGGCTGAAACCATTTTGCACTTGGCCGAAAGCCTAGATAGCCAAGTGATTGTATTAGGAGCCAGCCGAGAAAGCCTACTCAAACAGGTCATTCATGGTAACTTGCCGGCCACGATCGCCCAGCAATTTCAAGGCACAATTTTAGTGGTTCGTGGCCCATTGACTGGTAATGATTAA
- the arsS gene encoding arsenosugar biosynthesis radical SAM (seleno)protein ArsS (Some members of this family are selenoproteins.), with the protein MHSPVIAAVDSPRPFAEALGTCLTKRTIRVLQINLGKRCNLACTHCHVEAGPKRTEAISPEVCEQLIAIIQQFPQIQTVDLTGGAPEMHDGFRALVQAAAAAKKEVIVRSNLTIFFEDGFEDLPDFFQNYHVRVVASLPCYLSENVDRQRGRGVFDRSIAALKLLNQRGYGRDPKLQIDLVYNPPVPTGANFSLPPAQAGLEVAYRQRLKADHNIDFNHLLTITNLPIGRTKLALQARQLEADYCQFLAQNFNADTVAGLMCRDQLSVDYRGYLYDCDFNQMEEIPARSPDGKMLTLADLLAAGSLDLIQTVQTDRHCYGCTAGAGSSCGGALL; encoded by the coding sequence ATGCATAGTCCTGTGATTGCCGCCGTTGATTCTCCGCGTCCTTTTGCCGAAGCCCTTGGCACTTGCCTAACAAAGCGCACCATTCGTGTGTTGCAAATCAACCTTGGCAAACGTTGCAACCTGGCTTGCACCCATTGCCATGTGGAAGCGGGGCCGAAACGCACTGAAGCCATTAGCCCGGAAGTCTGTGAGCAGTTAATTGCCATCATTCAGCAATTTCCACAGATTCAAACGGTGGATTTAACGGGCGGCGCACCAGAAATGCACGACGGCTTTCGGGCTTTGGTACAAGCGGCGGCCGCTGCCAAAAAGGAAGTGATTGTTCGGTCAAATTTAACCATTTTCTTTGAGGATGGGTTTGAAGATTTGCCGGACTTTTTCCAAAACTATCATGTGCGAGTCGTGGCTTCGCTGCCTTGTTATTTGTCAGAGAATGTCGATCGACAACGGGGACGCGGTGTGTTCGATCGCTCCATTGCCGCCCTCAAACTCCTAAATCAGCGGGGCTATGGGCGAGATCCAAAACTGCAAATCGACTTGGTTTATAACCCACCGGTTCCCACAGGAGCTAATTTTTCACTGCCACCGGCCCAAGCGGGTTTGGAAGTGGCCTATCGTCAGCGTTTAAAAGCTGATCACAACATTGATTTCAATCATTTACTGACCATCACCAATCTCCCGATCGGGCGGACTAAATTAGCCCTGCAAGCTCGCCAATTGGAAGCCGATTATTGTCAGTTTTTGGCTCAAAATTTCAATGCCGACACCGTGGCAGGGTTGATGTGTCGTGATCAGCTATCGGTGGACTATCGAGGCTATCTTTACGATTGCGACTTTAACCAAATGGAGGAGATCCCAGCCCGATCGCCCGATGGTAAAATGCTGACCCTGGCGGATCTGTTGGCAGCCGGTTCCCTGGATTTAATCCAAACGGTTCAGACCGATCGCCACTGCTACGGATGCACGGCCGGTGCTGGTTCCAGTTGTGGCGGCGCGTTGCTTTAG
- a CDS encoding CHAT domain-containing protein: MGDRGRLGLLVVLVGWGLGMAIEPAIAQDSRSAQGLVNFADWCRQRDRLDPAARHTVGALLRVAKTENCEQAWRNLAALPVLDLSNQNIQDLQPIATFNHWRALSLPGNQIRDLRPLAGMSSLRQLILGFNQVQDLSPLQDLDQLEMLDLTRNQITALPQQPGLARLRSLILLGNPLRQHTCPFRPITVCLFDDPGAPLTARAQAAIDQGNWPEAIAQLQQARDQYQALGDRSRLAKTQVQLGNVYLQLGEFARALEVQQAAHGVIAETGDRPTIGLVMANLTETYERLGQYHQAEAWLDRAIANAADQAHAGIPLDGGLYELPKQQGYLAAWLSQVQLRQGKATQAVVSAQQGVQFYNLLPEDYPGKAIGMTKAQLMLGEALRAVGRRSEARNALEQVRQLAQTHGDRPGEAQAWEQLALLANDAGDREQAQAGFEAALGIHRATGARAEEGRLLTRLGEFYLQQRAAPRAIDHLFQAIERWESVRPGLSDDNKIALADTQAQTYRLLQEALIVQGQAGQALEVAERARARAFVELLAARSGHLANQPSPAASPPPTLSQIQQLARDRRLTLVEYTIGQRSLHIWVVNPQGDVTLRTVAMAGASAEATLATQIQELRRILPQGQLLAAELRRQLNGLHRQLIAPIADLLPTDPQEPVAIVPQGLLFLVPFAALQAEDGQMLIDRHSLFLTPAIDVLRLQFAETPPDRPLASDVVVGVDRAALVVGNPVMPAVPPVWGAAPSPLSNLPGAESEARQVAQLLQVKPLLGAQATKGEILDRITQARRIHLATHGLLDDLGNSGMPGAIALAPAAGDDGLLSAGEIMELRLAAELVVLSACDTGRGRITGDGVLGLSRSFLAAGADRVVVTLWKIPDEPTAILMGHFYAALQQGSSPVAALRQAMIQTRDRYPNPFQWAAFTAVGRPD, translated from the coding sequence ATGGGCGATCGAGGGCGGCTGGGACTGCTGGTGGTGCTGGTGGGCTGGGGGCTGGGGATGGCGATCGAACCGGCGATCGCCCAAGACTCCCGATCGGCCCAAGGACTGGTGAATTTTGCCGATTGGTGTCGGCAGCGCGATCGACTGGATCCGGCGGCGCGGCACACGGTGGGAGCCTTGTTGCGGGTAGCCAAGACCGAGAATTGTGAACAGGCTTGGCGCAATTTGGCGGCCCTGCCCGTGTTGGATTTGTCCAACCAAAACATTCAGGATTTGCAACCGATCGCCACCTTCAATCATTGGCGGGCCCTGTCGCTGCCGGGGAACCAAATTCGGGATTTGCGACCCTTGGCGGGGATGTCGTCCTTGCGCCAATTAATTTTGGGGTTCAATCAGGTGCAGGATCTCTCGCCCCTGCAAGACCTGGATCAGTTGGAAATGCTGGATTTGACCCGCAATCAGATCACGGCACTGCCCCAGCAGCCGGGATTGGCCCGGTTGCGATCGCTGATTTTGTTGGGTAACCCCCTGCGGCAACATACCTGCCCGTTTCGGCCGATTACGGTTTGTCTGTTTGATGATCCGGGGGCCCCATTGACGGCGCGGGCCCAGGCGGCGATCGACCAGGGCAATTGGCCCGAGGCGATCGCCCAGTTACAACAGGCCCGTGACCAGTACCAGGCCTTGGGCGATCGTTCGCGGCTCGCGAAAACCCAGGTGCAGTTGGGCAATGTTTATCTGCAATTGGGGGAATTCGCCCGAGCGTTGGAGGTGCAGCAGGCGGCCCATGGGGTGATTGCGGAAACGGGCGATCGGCCCACGATCGGGCTGGTGATGGCGAATTTGACGGAAACCTATGAGCGTTTGGGTCAATATCACCAGGCGGAGGCTTGGCTCGATCGGGCGATCGCCAATGCGGCTGACCAGGCTCATGCAGGGATTCCCCTGGATGGGGGCTTGTATGAACTGCCTAAGCAACAGGGCTACTTAGCCGCTTGGTTATCGCAAGTGCAGTTGCGCCAGGGCAAAGCAACCCAAGCGGTGGTCAGTGCCCAGCAGGGGGTGCAATTCTATAACCTGCTGCCGGAGGATTATCCCGGCAAGGCGATCGGGATGACCAAGGCTCAGTTGATGTTGGGTGAGGCGTTGCGGGCGGTGGGTCGCCGTTCGGAGGCCCGCAACGCCCTGGAGCAGGTGCGCCAGTTGGCCCAAACCCATGGCGATCGCCCCGGTGAGGCCCAAGCCTGGGAACAATTGGCCCTGTTGGCTAATGATGCGGGCGATCGCGAGCAGGCCCAGGCCGGTTTCGAGGCCGCCTTGGGGATCCATCGAGCGACGGGGGCCCGGGCCGAAGAGGGGCGTTTGTTAACCCGTTTGGGGGAGTTTTATTTACAGCAGCGGGCGGCTCCTCGGGCGATCGACCATCTGTTTCAGGCGATCGAGCGGTGGGAGTCGGTGCGGCCGGGCCTGAGCGACGACAACAAAATCGCCCTGGCGGACACCCAAGCCCAAACCTATCGCCTGTTGCAAGAGGCTTTGATTGTCCAAGGTCAGGCGGGGCAAGCCTTGGAGGTGGCGGAACGGGCCCGGGCCCGGGCCTTTGTGGAACTGTTGGCCGCCCGATCGGGCCATTTGGCCAACCAACCCAGCCCCGCGGCCAGCCCACCCCCCACCCTCAGCCAAATTCAGCAGTTAGCGCGCGATCGCCGCTTGACCTTGGTGGAATACACGATCGGCCAGCGATCGCTCCACATTTGGGTGGTGAATCCCCAAGGAGACGTGACCCTCCGCACGGTAGCGATGGCGGGAGCCTCGGCCGAAGCCACCCTGGCTACCCAAATTCAAGAGCTGCGGCGAATCCTGCCCCAAGGACAACTGCTGGCGGCAGAGTTGCGCCGTCAACTGAACGGGCTGCATCGGCAACTGATCGCCCCGATCGCGGACTTGTTGCCCACAGATCCCCAGGAACCGGTGGCGATCGTGCCCCAAGGGCTGCTGTTTTTAGTGCCCTTTGCTGCTCTGCAAGCTGAGGATGGTCAGATGCTGATCGATCGCCACAGTTTGTTTCTCACCCCTGCGATCGATGTGTTGCGGTTGCAATTTGCCGAAACCCCGCCCGATCGCCCCTTAGCATCCGATGTGGTGGTGGGGGTCGATCGCGCGGCCCTGGTGGTGGGCAATCCGGTGATGCCGGCCGTGCCTCCCGTTTGGGGAGCGGCCCCCAGTCCCCTGAGCAATTTACCCGGGGCCGAATCGGAAGCGCGCCAAGTGGCCCAACTGCTTCAGGTCAAGCCGCTGTTGGGGGCCCAGGCCACCAAAGGCGAAATTTTGGATCGGATTACCCAAGCGCGCCGAATTCATCTGGCCACCCATGGTTTGTTAGATGACTTGGGTAATTCGGGAATGCCCGGGGCGATTGCCCTTGCACCGGCTGCCGGTGATGACGGCCTTCTCAGTGCCGGTGAAATTATGGAATTGCGGTTAGCGGCGGAACTGGTGGTGCTCAGTGCCTGTGATACGGGGCGCGGCCGGATTACCGGCGATGGGGTGTTGGGGTTGTCTCGTTCTTTTTTGGCGGCGGGGGCCGATCGGGTCGTGGTGACCCTTTGGAAAATTCCCGACGAACCCACCGCAATCCTGATGGGCCATTTTTATGCAGCGCTTCAGCAGGGGAGTTCGCCCGTGGCGGCCCTGCGCCAAGCCATGATCCAAACCCGCGATCGCTACCCCAACCCGTTCCAATGGGCTGCTTTCACGGCCGTGGGTCGGCCCGACTGA
- a CDS encoding DUF3531 family protein: MDIQFREFDPFNVWIWLELDTVPGRMEQQYIEEVFDSWFFLGKLGGFNAENAQVQEVGLDLSYMEYDSEVLDQSMMALMHNMGEVEFEGTRARCWFDLGTSDAIALDVLINAFSQLSREFLEIRRISIGGEDEDWPIDESKRQSSSDFN, translated from the coding sequence ATGGACATTCAATTTCGCGAGTTTGACCCCTTTAATGTTTGGATTTGGCTGGAGCTGGACACCGTTCCAGGGCGCATGGAGCAGCAATACATTGAAGAGGTTTTTGATTCCTGGTTTTTCTTAGGGAAATTAGGTGGATTCAATGCCGAAAACGCGCAGGTTCAAGAGGTGGGCTTGGACTTGAGCTATATGGAATATGACAGTGAAGTACTGGATCAATCGATGATGGCCCTGATGCACAACATGGGCGAAGTGGAGTTTGAAGGAACCCGCGCCCGTTGTTGGTTTGACTTGGGAACCAGTGATGCGATCGCCCTGGATGTGTTGATTAATGCCTTTTCTCAACTGAGTCGAGAATTTTTGGAAATTCGCCGTATTAGCATCGGTGGTGAAGATGAAGATTGGCCGATTGATGAAAGCAAACGCCAATCCAGCTCGGATTTCAATTAA
- a CDS encoding response regulator, whose protein sequence is MMTKPTVLVIDDEADILDLLYRTLHREFQVLRANNGPEALDILAKDPNVAVIISDQRMPLMSGTEFLSLTAEQYPDVMRIIVTGYTDVDDLVEAINSGKVFKYVTKPWDDEDLKASVRKAVETHNVLRSRTWELRQALRRESLLNEVSTTVRSVMDSRTMLQTIVEAVGQALQSNCCLLRPVEDGHLTNEQFVHWSSDPTAVTQQSIETIFESLRETVWLVESATSVDDAATDQRLQTSEPVWQGRQSAFERLGIRSSAIVPMVYRGEAMAVMALHRCETVQPWSEEDLQLAVAVADQAALALAQARAYDRVRALADQEALVNAIATAIRSSLEPKTIFATITQQLRQALKSDGCALSLWTKDDEYVQCVGFDEVPPLGGNHHDWSWSPQQVDPVAAARQHEPLPRSIAPIVSNPVLQQLIDTQQPIALDDLHESSLSASLPLKQQARALLVVPLLSEGKIIGSISLRQANPRPWKRTEIKLVQAVAVQAAIAVQQSRLYQTTRQQAEQLLALDRQKTEFFQNISHEFRTPLTLMIGPLEAAVNQKQGLPYEQADVALRNSRRLLRLVNQLLDLQRVDAGRMQPTFRPCDLAEFARYILESFRPYCDRKEIALVANLTPCPDTYLDSERFDKVLYNLLSNAMKFTPRGGTITVTVEATGQHYLLQVSDTGIGIRADQIPHLFERFRQAEGSVSRGYEGTGLGLALVKELVELHGGRVTVESDYGQGATFSVWLDRGSTHLPPDRTIEQPVAIEGSRAAIELADLAAELLEHDAATRANDPLPDPEPQDLGDRPLVLVVDDNPDLRSYVSSILRRNQYGVIVARNGAEGIAAAEQYQPHLILTDLMMPGVSGLDLIRQVRQDKALQGTPIILLTAKADADTRVEGVEIGADAYLAKPFDDRELLAEVHNLIALKANERKVSELNAYLTESVLRRFLPGSLVNKAAAGELMLDLQPEPRLITVLFSDIVGFTQLSNTVRSRKVAELLNEYLSEMTHIAFANGGTIDKFMGDAILVLFGAPEEATPNEQVQRAVRTARQMSERLHQLNQVWGEQAIPPVRFRCGIHQGTAVVGMFGSAERSDYTAIGPCVNIASRIQQAARPGTVLVSAAVADYLDENDIEKVGPLELKGVDETVLTFSVNLNLED, encoded by the coding sequence ATGATGACCAAGCCCACAGTCCTGGTCATTGACGACGAAGCCGATATTCTCGATTTGCTCTACCGAACGCTGCATCGAGAGTTCCAGGTTTTGCGGGCCAACAATGGCCCAGAAGCCTTGGACATTTTGGCCAAAGACCCCAACGTGGCCGTCATCATCTCGGATCAGCGAATGCCGCTGATGAGTGGGACGGAATTTTTGAGTTTGACGGCCGAGCAATATCCGGACGTGATGCGGATTATTGTCACCGGCTACACGGATGTGGATGACCTGGTGGAGGCCATCAACTCCGGCAAGGTGTTTAAGTACGTCACGAAGCCTTGGGATGACGAGGATCTGAAGGCCTCGGTGCGCAAGGCGGTGGAAACCCACAATGTGTTGCGATCGCGCACTTGGGAGTTGCGCCAAGCCCTGCGGCGGGAGTCATTGCTCAACGAAGTTTCCACCACGGTGCGCAGTGTCATGGACTCGCGCACGATGCTGCAAACGATCGTGGAGGCGGTGGGCCAGGCCTTGCAGTCAAACTGCTGTTTGTTGCGGCCCGTGGAAGATGGCCACCTGACCAATGAGCAGTTTGTCCATTGGTCGAGCGATCCCACGGCGGTGACTCAGCAGTCGATCGAAACGATTTTTGAAAGTTTGCGGGAAACGGTTTGGCTGGTGGAGTCGGCCACGTCGGTGGATGATGCGGCCACGGATCAGCGGCTGCAAACCTCGGAACCGGTTTGGCAAGGGCGGCAATCGGCCTTTGAGCGGTTGGGCATTCGATCGAGCGCGATCGTACCGATGGTCTATCGCGGGGAAGCCATGGCCGTGATGGCGCTCCATCGCTGCGAAACGGTGCAGCCCTGGAGCGAGGAAGATCTGCAGTTGGCCGTGGCGGTGGCCGATCAGGCGGCTTTGGCCCTGGCCCAAGCGCGGGCCTACGATCGGGTGCGGGCCCTGGCCGATCAAGAAGCCCTGGTGAACGCGATCGCCACGGCCATTCGATCGAGCCTGGAACCCAAAACCATCTTTGCCACCATCACCCAGCAGTTACGCCAGGCCCTGAAGTCCGACGGTTGCGCCCTCTCCCTTTGGACCAAGGACGATGAGTATGTGCAATGTGTGGGGTTTGATGAGGTTCCGCCCTTGGGCGGCAATCATCACGATTGGTCTTGGAGTCCCCAGCAAGTGGATCCGGTGGCGGCGGCCCGGCAACATGAGCCCCTGCCCCGCTCGATCGCCCCGATCGTCAGCAACCCCGTTTTGCAACAACTGATCGACACCCAACAGCCGATCGCCCTCGATGACCTACACGAAAGCAGCCTCTCCGCCAGCTTGCCCCTGAAGCAGCAGGCCCGGGCCCTGTTGGTGGTTCCCCTGCTTTCGGAGGGAAAAATCATCGGCAGCATTTCCCTGCGCCAGGCCAATCCCCGCCCCTGGAAGCGCACGGAAATCAAGCTGGTGCAAGCGGTGGCCGTCCAAGCGGCGATCGCAGTGCAACAGTCGCGCCTCTACCAAACCACTCGTCAACAGGCGGAACAACTGCTGGCGCTCGATCGGCAAAAGACCGAATTTTTCCAAAACATTTCCCACGAGTTCCGCACGCCCCTGACCCTGATGATTGGGCCCCTGGAAGCGGCGGTGAATCAAAAGCAAGGCTTGCCCTACGAGCAGGCCGACGTGGCCCTACGGAACTCGCGGCGACTGTTGCGATTGGTGAATCAACTACTGGACTTGCAGCGGGTGGATGCGGGCCGAATGCAGCCCACCTTCCGCCCCTGCGATTTGGCGGAGTTTGCCCGCTACATTTTGGAATCCTTCCGCCCCTACTGCGATCGCAAGGAGATCGCCCTGGTGGCCAACCTCACCCCCTGCCCCGACACCTATCTGGACAGCGAGCGCTTCGATAAGGTGCTCTATAACCTGCTCTCCAATGCCATGAAGTTCACGCCGCGCGGCGGAACGATCACGGTCACGGTGGAAGCCACGGGGCAGCATTATCTGTTGCAAGTGAGCGATACGGGGATCGGGATTCGGGCCGACCAAATTCCCCACCTCTTTGAACGGTTCCGCCAGGCCGAAGGTTCCGTGAGTCGGGGTTACGAGGGCACGGGTCTGGGCCTGGCCCTGGTGAAGGAGTTGGTGGAACTCCATGGCGGGCGGGTGACGGTGGAGTCGGACTATGGCCAGGGGGCAACTTTCTCCGTTTGGTTAGACCGGGGTTCCACCCACCTGCCGCCCGATCGAACGATCGAGCAACCGGTGGCGATCGAAGGCAGCCGCGCCGCGATCGAGCTGGCAGACCTGGCCGCCGAATTGCTGGAGCATGATGCCGCCACCCGCGCCAACGATCCATTGCCGGATCCGGAACCGCAGGACTTGGGCGATCGACCATTGGTGCTGGTGGTGGACGACAACCCCGACCTGCGGAGCTATGTCAGCAGCATTTTGCGTCGGAATCAATACGGGGTGATTGTGGCCCGCAACGGGGCCGAAGGCATCGCCGCCGCCGAGCAATACCAACCCCATCTGATCTTGACCGATTTGATGATGCCGGGGGTTTCCGGGTTAGACCTGATTCGGCAGGTGCGCCAAGACAAAGCCCTCCAGGGCACGCCAATTATCTTGCTGACGGCCAAGGCCGATGCCGACACCCGGGTTGAAGGGGTGGAAATTGGCGCAGATGCCTATCTGGCCAAGCCCTTTGACGATCGGGAATTGCTGGCGGAAGTCCATAACCTGATCGCCCTCAAGGCCAATGAACGCAAGGTTTCGGAACTGAATGCCTACTTGACTGAATCGGTGTTGCGGCGCTTTTTGCCGGGATCCTTGGTCAACAAGGCGGCCGCGGGCGAGTTGATGTTGGACTTGCAACCGGAGCCTCGGCTCATTACGGTGCTGTTCAGCGATATTGTGGGCTTCACGCAGCTCTCGAACACGGTGCGATCGCGCAAGGTGGCCGAGCTGCTGAATGAATACCTGTCGGAAATGACCCACATTGCCTTTGCCAACGGCGGCACGATCGATAAGTTCATGGGCGATGCGATTTTGGTGCTGTTCGGTGCTCCCGAGGAAGCCACCCCCAACGAGCAGGTGCAGCGGGCCGTGCGCACCGCGCGTCAAATGTCCGAACGACTGCACCAACTGAATCAGGTTTGGGGCGAGCAGGCCATTCCCCCTGTCCGGTTCCGCTGCGGCATTCATCAGGGTACGGCGGTAGTGGGCATGTTTGGCAGTGCGGAGCGATCGGACTACACGGCCATTGGCCCCTGCGTGAACATCGCTTCTCGGATTCAGCAGGCGGCCCGACCGGGCACGGTTTTGGTGTCGGCGGCCGTGGCGGACTATTTGGATGAAAACGACATCGAAAAAGTGGGGCCCTTGGAATTGAAGGGCGTTGATGAAACGGTGTTGACCTTCTCGGTCAATCTCAACCTAGAAGACTAG
- a CDS encoding DUF309 domain-containing protein — translation MIEESQPNTPFWQGIEEFNRGEFYACHDTIEALWVVANEPERTFYQGVLQVAVALHHLSNLNWRGAAILLGEGLSRLNKYDDHYSGIDVNQLIAQVADVLHFIQVMGPDRVETAAIALGLRTGLLPLESGNLESFAQPSLPRILPAAQACSGEETP, via the coding sequence ATGATTGAGGAATCACAACCCAACACTCCGTTTTGGCAAGGAATTGAGGAATTTAATCGTGGGGAGTTTTATGCTTGCCACGACACGATCGAGGCATTATGGGTGGTGGCGAATGAGCCGGAGCGCACGTTTTATCAAGGGGTTTTGCAAGTGGCGGTGGCGCTCCATCACCTCAGTAATTTGAATTGGCGCGGGGCTGCAATTTTGTTGGGTGAAGGGCTGAGCCGCTTGAATAAATATGACGATCATTACAGTGGAATTGATGTAAACCAGCTCATTGCCCAGGTGGCGGATGTTTTGCACTTTATTCAAGTAATGGGGCCCGATCGGGTAGAAACTGCCGCGATCGCCTTGGGATTACGAACTGGGTTGCTTCCTCTGGAGTCTGGAAATTTGGAATCATTTGCTCAGCCATCTTTGCCGCGCATCCTGCCGGCCGCCCAAGCCTGCTCGGGAGAAGAAACCCCGTAA